Below is a genomic region from Triticum dicoccoides isolate Atlit2015 ecotype Zavitan chromosome 5A, WEW_v2.0, whole genome shotgun sequence.
GATGAAAGTCGCAGGATACCTACCGGCTTGAAGGCTGATTAAACCCCCTCGATATCGTTTGGCTAGTGATTATGATCCCGCCCCCCTGTCACAACTATCATGCTCTGCTTCCTACtgaattttttctttttcttgaggaGTGAACTTTTTTGATTCCACTGTTAGTTCTCTGCTGCTGAATCAGAAACGAAACAAGCTTCTAAAATCCGTACCAATTCAAGCAGTTGCTCCCGATTCTAGATAAAACTACTTGAACGTAGACAGTTTGAGAAGGGAAAATGACTTGAATGCAGACTAAAACAGGCTGATACAGACTGATGGACCCTTTTACATGGGCACTGCATCAAATTCCACATGTATACTGGATGCTCAATGCTCAATGCTCATGCAAGAATTCTTGCCATGGCGAAACATGCAGTGGGCGATCTGGCCGGCGAGGTGGTGGAGCTGGGCAGCGGCGTGACCAACTTCAAGCCGGGAGACAAGGTCATCTCCATCAGCTTCCCGGTAAGCAAAGACAACGCATTCACCGCCATGGTGCCACGCTACCATTCCGTCTGTACTACCCAACAGTCAAAATCTTAATGTTCTGCTTCTGACACGCTCGAGACCCGTTGCCTGTACTGTGCAGAGCGGCGGCGGGCTCGCCGAGTACGCGGTGGCGCCGGCGTCGCTCACGGTGGCGAGGCCGCCGGAGGTGTCCGCCGTCGAAGGCGCCTGCCTGCCGGCCGCCGGAGGCTCCGCGCTGCAGCTGCTCAAGCTCGCCGGGGTCAGCTTCGACGGGACCTCCGGCACCACCGGCCCGAAGAACGTGCTGGTGACCGCGGCCTCGGGCGGCGTGGgacactacgccgtgcagctcgcaAAGCTCGCAGGCCTCCACGTCACGGCCACCTGCGGCGCGCGCAACGTGGACTTCGTCCGGGGCCTGGGCGGCGACGAGGTGCTGGACTACGGGACGCCCGAGGGCGCGGCCCTGCGGAGCCCGTCGGGCAGGAGGTACGACGCGGTGGCGAACTGCGCGGCGGGGGTGCCGTGGCCGGCGCTCAAGGCGGTGCTGGCCGACGAGGGCGGCACGGTGGCGGACGTCACGCCGGGGGTCGGCGCCGCGCTCACGTCGATCCTGCAGAAGGCGACCTTCGCCAAGAAGAGGCTGGCGCCGCTGATGCTGGCGCCCAAGCGGGAGGAGATGGAGTGGCTGGTGGGCTTGGCTAGGCAGGGGAAGCTCAGGACGACGGTGGACTCGCGGCACCCGCTGAGCAGAGCGCAGGAGGCCTGGGCTAAGAGCATGGAGGGGCATGCCACTGGCAAGATCGTTGTGGAAATGGGAGGCGCAGAATGAACATGAAACAGTTTATGTGTTTGTGTTATGTGGCAATTTGAGAAATTAAGAATTATGGAATCAAGATATACTAGCTATAGTATGCAGTGCATGTAAAAACTTATGTTAAGGCACTTACAAAACCTTATGTTCAGCATTAGAGCACCTCCACAGGCACCCAAAAAGGTTTGAGAAAAAAAAAACTGGCACGAAAAATATATTTTTTGCATAAATATGGGTCATCTCCAACAGCTGCCACGACAGCGGCATCTGCACTTTCCATCTCAAATAACATGCATATTGCATACAAATAATATCAAACATGACTTAAATATGCCAAAACATACATAATAATAATTCTATCAATCCACACCATCAAATTACTACATAGTTTATCATTCAAACCCACAACATCAAATGCAACACAAATTGTTCATGAAACATAATAACAAAGTCTTCTTCAGCACACAATACAACAAAGTTCATCACACAAATATAACAAACATAGAGATACAACTAGGACTGATAATTCCCATATCATGTCCACCACTTCTTCATGAGATCTTTTTGAAAATCATCACGTGTATCTACATCTATAATGTGATGGTATACCTCCAAAAAGCGTTCAATTTGGTCTTGCCTTCTAATTGACCGCACGGTGTAATTCAAATCTTGCCCGCGGGACCTCTCGAAAGACTTGATCATTCAAAGTACCTCACTGGAACGAGTATTCTGCCCAAAGTAGTTGTGCATCAATCGGCCATGCGCCTCTTCCATTCTCTCCATAAAAACTCGCGGCTAAAGACGGAACTGCCATGCTTCGGGCTCTTGTTCTTGTGCATTGTCAAGATCAATGCAatatctccctcctcctcttcataCTCCTCTCCAACGAGGTATCATCGGAAAAGTTGGAGTCACATCAACTCTTGTACACTCGAAACTCACTATTAAGCTCAATCTTCGGTGTATAACTACATATGCAAAGAAAAGCACAACATTATTTTACCTTGTAGGAATTccgtcgaacaccttgtgtgcaacaTGGAGCAAACAATCTGATGGCTTGCCAGCAGCTAGATGATATAGGAATGGCCTCCTTGAGACGCCAAAGCGTCAATGTGGCTGGGGGGAAGGCGATGCGGCGCTGCTACTTGTGATTGGTGTTGGGATTTCCCTAAAGAGGAGGGTGATGTAGTATAGTAGCAGATAGTATTTtcctcggttaagaaccaaggttagcgAACCAGTAGGAGACACCACACAAACAAGATAAGCGGTACCTGCACAAACACAaagcaaacacttgcacccaacgcgggcaagagggttgtcaatccactTGTACTCGTTAActgcaaggattaaatctgatagtggtagatagatagcataaaaagtaaataaattgtagcaagtatTTTTAGGGTTTTAGTGAAGTggatggacccgggggccatagcgttcactagaggcatctctctgaTGAGCAtagcaacggtgggtaaacaaattattgttgggctatTCACATaatagcgcatagttatgatgattcttcatggcatgatcaatatataggcattacgtccaatATAAGTAGACTCACAtccatctgcatctactactattactccaccccaagACCACTATCGaacatgcatctcaaagtattaagtcCATAAAAAACAGAGTGATGCttgaagcaagatgacataatataGACAAAGTAATACCAAATAATATGTTCGAaccccatcgttttacccttagtagcaacaatacaaatatgtgccttgcaactcctCTTACCacagagtaaggacaccgcaagatttgaACCCACTGCCAAACACCTCTCCCACTAAAATAAATCAATATAATTGGCCATAAGAGATTGATCGGGTAGAAATACAAGACTATAAAATCACACATAGATAAATCTCAAAAAAGGTTCAAATACTTCCAatgaataatttgatcataaacccataattcatcggatcacaacaaacacactgcaaaagttaAACATCACATTCATCTTAGATGGGATCATTGTATTGaatatcaagagagagagagagagagggagagagagagagagcgagagagagggagggacatccatctagctactgctatggacccgtaggtcctgttattacacatcatcatggaggtagcaaggttgatgaagatggcctccatgATGAATTCCCCCTAACAGAGTACCTAATAAGGCCTtcagatgggatcgcggaagaacagaggcttgcagcagcggaagAATTGTTTTGGGACCTCCCCTGGGGGTTTCTGGATATATGGGACTTCATAGTGTTTGAATTAGGTCAATCAAAGCAAAAGGGGTGCCACAAGGcaccgggcgcgccccctaccttgtcgcTCCCTCTTACGtattctggcctcctcccgaacctTACAGGGTGTCTTCTTGTctaaaaaaattatcaaaaagtttcGTCTTGTTTGGAATTCCCTTGGtatgtgtcgtggttttgtcacggcagatgtcctagagaaaggacttagtcgtggagccatcgcgacgggttagcttgaaggggttaaagcggacacagggacgcaagagagtttatactagttcggccccttcaatgaaggtaaaagcctacgtctagttgtgatggaattgatggggtttcgatgactagggagcaaacaagcttcgcctatgtctcgagttgttgtctgttgtccttgaaccgccaccgggtcgtccccttatatacacgggtgactcccgtcggctttacggagtcccaataccggctcatagatgtgtccggtttggtctctacttattcctaacttacaatacaagttaactactaacgccggtttacggctacaggccttgaaccgaccatgggccttgagccctcctctgtcttcttgggctttaacatatttAACTACTGaccaagttaacccggcccagataggccggtttacacccagtagtaatatccccaacattaggccccagattgatttgaacgggttcatgtcaatcctttaataaaagcttcatcttcaacatcttcttataaattggtaaaccgccatgatgtcatcttctctgattgctgtaaactggagtgacgtcacctgtcataacgaagctatccattatgcttctttgtttaatagatcagtggaaatcgaggcgacaactccgttttgtggccccttgattgtcgcgcctgactcatgttctttcaccttataaataggaccgaagggtcatttcttttctccttccgtgccttcttcgtcttcctcgcattgccagcctcggagctccgcccccgccgtcgacctctgcctcatccttggccgctgcatcaacctgagcgcaccagagcatcgtggcaaccttccgcatcttcctcagctccggtaaatcttctatcctttcccaCGCAGATCTAACCTAGGATTtcacagttcttcagtgttcatcgtctacctcttgctcatacgatagatctttagatgaatccgcaaatctttactctgtgcaatgatagttgtttgaccttcgccttcacttatgcatctcaaaccatagatctatatgaacgttttgctcattggttcggtactgctcctttgaacctctaagtatttatctcttttctgaacttgcttcagatccaatgctataaggaaatcttgtgaaacctgtttctgcatacttgtccatccgcaatgcttagatcaggcggtttaaccttatagaaaatttttccaaaccggtatatgccattagtccccttattgAACCACCAGAtgcttgttgcttcataaaactccggttcagatagttctgtctccggtttaacagtgcccataccaatgtatcttgatcaaatgcatttttgaaccgggatcttctaccttgtagattccatcatggccaagcaagtgtatgagtgcaattaggTTCCTTCTCGGGTCACAGAGGcttaactggacgatttagtcctgattggcgctttaggcagcaaagataccatccattggagggctcctggcaaagaatgccctcccacacctcgagaaggagaggttgttgttttcgtagatcacttagcccggggctttaagtcgcccggttctaaattttatcgggatgttttagccgatttctagctccatccacaagatactggccccaactctgttacaaatatgtgtcacttccaagtgctctgtgaagcgttctttcaagaagagcccacagtggaattgttcagagacctttttcatctaaaccgccgtactgagtttactgacgtctccaatacggagttgggtggcgtggcgatttagaaaaggaaagaggtcacataccctcacgccaaactgcatagccaccccaaagaatggaatcagacatggttctactgcaaagacacctcccctgctagtgagaatcccttgcctggctttcgtccggagcggctcagcaatacacacccttttccacaaagattgactgcacaggagagaagcaaatatgctcctaaaCTATCAAagttcagagcctttatggccaacggtttaacatgggttgatctcgctcgctgttggatatcatggagcgtactgccccttagtcagcgctccggtttgatgtgcgagtatactggcagtgttgatgacccactgcgacattccaaaatccaactcaccgatgaagaaatcacagaggctgtgaataagatgctgaatgaaccggaacatgtCTGTGCTAGAAAcgacctgcttcccttctgtgccagcaacaaaccgccagctgtaagactttgatttttctttttgctgaatctgttaatgataTATCTGGtctttgtttaatatcagtgtctgtgtaatcagggcaatgatccattttggagcaagaaactaccgcaggagaaaccagaaaaaccagacaaaccggaaagagcaactcggcaaaagactaaagctgtgaagaagactgcccataggaaaagaaccactgcatcttctaatccggcccctgatgatgatgtggataatccagactttgaggtagagcttgacccacttggtttatttttcatgcgtcttattgatgatgatatttgtcaggatgatgccgaagccagccatgcggatgttgcagaggtaattattctctcttccgattcagaaactttgccttcacaaaatatccgtcaggcaaaccggaaagttaaattctctcatcctcttgcttatttggatcctaaatttcttatgaagacccaacaacatgaagctcgtcgcacaacccggcacagcggccaggtagttacctccgccggtttactgaacagtccggttcggaaacgccattcagaggtctctaatttgcttgccagtgcttgtcctaaagcgggctgctttcgtcaacctcttaatctgtctgactccgattaccaggttacttcccactcatcttctggcgagtcatcggctactcagctcccaccgctcaaaacggtgcttgggtaagctatacttattgtgatgtttgcagtacatcgccttagaacatatgatgtatttgattttgttattcttctcagggccaaacctaggccaagcaagaaggcccgcctggaccaagcggccgaagaagacgtcgttcttgaaccaggcaagacacccaatcttgaagcggctattcctgaggatatacccaacgatccaccgcagcaagacgatgatcttattgctgaagagagacctactgatgcctcaggtcctgtcaatcagcccacaggttccatccaAATTGAAAGCTCCACTGGTCCAGCGAAACCTACTAACAAGCCAAcaaccccagtgcaaaccggcggtacccaggatgatgaggttgtcattactggcactggccatactgagccaagcaatcctgtcgctttatccaaacattctgccaaggaagaatttgctgcctttggcaaaggcaagtggaacgctgatctaaTGACTTATGCTGCtccgaacgcccaagatatccattccggctatctgaaccgtttGTATACCAGTcacgactatgaagccggtctggttaatatgatgaaagagaaatatgaggtaacttccatatgctccttcctgcttgtatgcttccattcttgctgactctcctagcccccaagggccagtttgtaatattctttcaaaccgggacttac
It encodes:
- the LOC119302158 gene encoding chloroplast envelope quinone oxidoreductase homolog, producing the protein MATPRTMRAVQYDKYGGGAEGLKHVEVPVPSPKKGEVLLKMEAASINPIDWKIQKGMLRPFLPGKFPFTPVGDLAGEVVELGSGVTNFKPGDKVISISFPSGGGLAEYAVAPASLTVARPPEVSAVEGACLPAAGGSALQLLKLAGVSFDGTSGTTGPKNVLVTAASGGVGHYAVQLAKLAGLHVTATCGARNVDFVRGLGGDEVLDYGTPEGAALRSPSGRRYDAVANCAAGVPWPALKAVLADEGGTVADVTPGVGAALTSILQKATFAKKRLAPLMLAPKREEMEWLVGLARQGKLRTTVDSRHPLSRAQEAWAKSMEGHATGKIVVEMGGAE